The following coding sequences lie in one Hydrogenophaga sp. PBL-H3 genomic window:
- the panB gene encoding 3-methyl-2-oxobutanoate hydroxymethyltransferase, translated as MSTPTPSAPMATPYGTLPTASPLPQRKPVSLPRLAEMRERGEKITMLTAYDATFAAVADAAGVECILVGDSLGMVCQGLASTAGVTLETMAYHVESVARGLRRVQATAWLLGDLPFGSYHESKEQAMRSAAQLVHAGAHMVKLEGGGWTAETVRFLVERGIPVCAHLGLTPQTVHALGGYRVQGRGDAAALVLKRHALELQDAGATMVVLEMVPAALSAEITRQLPTCHTIGIGAGQGTAGQVLVMHDMLGVNLGKNPKFVRNFMEGAGSVRDAMAAYVAAVKNGTFPDAALHAW; from the coding sequence ATGAGCACCCCCACCCCCTCCGCGCCCATGGCCACCCCATATGGCACGCTGCCCACGGCCTCGCCGCTTCCCCAGCGCAAACCCGTGAGCCTGCCGCGCCTGGCCGAAATGCGCGAGCGCGGCGAGAAGATCACCATGCTCACCGCTTACGACGCCACCTTTGCCGCCGTGGCCGACGCGGCGGGCGTGGAGTGCATCCTGGTTGGCGATTCGCTGGGCATGGTGTGCCAGGGCCTGGCCAGCACCGCCGGCGTGACGCTGGAGACGATGGCCTACCACGTTGAAAGTGTGGCGCGTGGTCTGCGCCGAGTGCAAGCCACGGCCTGGCTGCTGGGCGACCTGCCCTTCGGCAGCTACCACGAATCGAAAGAACAGGCCATGCGCAGCGCGGCCCAGCTGGTGCACGCCGGTGCACACATGGTCAAGCTGGAAGGCGGGGGCTGGACGGCGGAGACCGTGCGCTTTCTGGTCGAGCGCGGCATCCCGGTGTGCGCGCACCTGGGCCTGACACCGCAGACGGTGCATGCGCTGGGCGGCTACCGTGTGCAGGGCCGCGGCGACGCGGCCGCCCTGGTGCTCAAACGCCACGCCCTCGAACTGCAGGACGCCGGTGCCACCATGGTCGTGCTGGAAATGGTGCCTGCCGCCCTGTCAGCCGAGATCACGCGCCAGCTCCCCACCTGCCACACCATCGGCATCGGCGCTGGCCAGGGCACGGCAGGCCAGGTGCTGGTGATGCACGACATGCTAGGTGTCAATCTCGGCAAGAACCCGAAGTTCGTGCGCAACTTCATGGAGGGCGCCGGCAGCGTGCGCGACGCCATGGCGGCTTACGTGGCAGCCGTGAAAAATGGGACCTTTCCCGACGCCGCTCTGCACGCCTGGTGA
- a CDS encoding DUF3460 family protein: protein MSFFARPHYKSDATQFIEKLKADKPGLEQSQRQGRSLLWDKEIDRSFQAEAETARVPQQPYVYQTGSDHS, encoded by the coding sequence ATGTCCTTCTTTGCCCGCCCGCACTACAAGTCCGACGCCACGCAGTTCATCGAGAAACTCAAGGCAGACAAGCCCGGGCTGGAACAGTCGCAACGCCAGGGCCGCTCCCTCCTGTGGGACAAGGAGATCGACCGCAGTTTCCAGGCCGAGGCCGAAACCGCCCGTGTGCCGCAGCAGCCCTACGTCTACCAGACCGGCTCGGATCACAGCTGA
- the nadC gene encoding carboxylating nicotinate-nucleotide diphosphorylase, whose product MKHLSEFTPQDLQELALRDVALALAEDVDGGDLTAALVDATKPARARILARESAVICGTPWVEAAVLALDSRARLTWHVTEGQRCAPDQTVLTIEGRAQPLLTAERTALNFLQLLSAVATKTAVFVDAVVGTRAQIVDTRKTLPGLRLAQKYAVKTGGGVNHRIGLYDAVLIKENHIAAAGGVAQVLQRVRETAPQARFVEIEVETLTQLDEALTCGATMVLLDNMDIPTLQEAVRRNAGRAVLEISGGVNLQTVRALAETGVDRISIGALTKDVKAVDFSMRFEAF is encoded by the coding sequence ATGAAACACCTCTCTGAATTCACCCCCCAAGACCTGCAGGAACTGGCCTTGCGCGATGTGGCGCTGGCCCTCGCTGAAGACGTGGACGGGGGTGACCTGACCGCCGCGCTGGTGGACGCCACCAAGCCGGCGCGCGCGCGCATCCTGGCGCGCGAATCGGCGGTGATCTGCGGCACGCCGTGGGTCGAGGCGGCCGTGCTGGCGCTGGACTCTCGGGCCCGGCTGACCTGGCATGTGACCGAGGGCCAGCGTTGTGCGCCCGACCAGACCGTGCTCACCATCGAAGGGCGGGCGCAACCGCTGCTCACCGCCGAGCGCACCGCGCTCAACTTTCTTCAACTGCTCTCGGCCGTGGCCACCAAGACAGCGGTGTTTGTGGACGCAGTGGTGGGCACACGCGCGCAGATCGTGGACACGCGCAAGACCTTGCCAGGCTTGCGGCTGGCGCAGAAATACGCGGTGAAGACCGGTGGTGGCGTGAACCACCGCATCGGCCTGTATGACGCGGTGCTGATCAAGGAAAATCACATCGCCGCGGCTGGCGGCGTTGCGCAGGTACTGCAGCGGGTGCGCGAGACCGCGCCCCAGGCGCGTTTTGTCGAGATCGAGGTGGAAACACTGACGCAGCTCGACGAGGCCCTGACCTGCGGCGCCACCATGGTCTTGCTCGACAACATGGACATCCCCACCTTGCAGGAAGCAGTGCGACGCAACGCAGGCCGCGCGGTGCTGGAGATCTCTGGTGGCGTGAACCTGCAGACCGTGCGCGCGCTGGCCGAGACCGGCGTGGACCGCATTTCCATCGGCGCCCTCACAAAGGATGTGAAGGCCGTCGATTTCTCCATGCGATTCGAGGCGTTCTGA
- a CDS encoding SulP family inorganic anion transporter: MFQGLPPLAPFRPRLIQDLKGYTRDKLARDVGAGATVGIVALPLAMAFAIASGLKPEAGLWTAIIAGFLISALGGTSVQIGGPAGAFIVIVYGIVERYGLANLLISTASAGVLLFLMGLFRLGTLVRYVPVTVVIGFTNGIAVLIGLSQVRDLLGLDIAKMPASFFGQIGAIAGHIHSLNLFALGLGALCVLGLVVWPRLWAVDSQFRRQLESIETVSALRATSRIPGPVVALITLSLLAWLLSLPVETVGTRFGGIPQGMPAFELPDFSWETVRLLVTPTLTIALLGAIESLLCARVADQLGDAPKHDPNQELMAQGIANTVVPFFGGMPATGTIARTVTNIRAGAASPVAGMVHAVTLAAVVLLAAPLAFHIPLAVLAGVLLFVAWNMGEWREFARLKHFSNHYRLMMLSTFFVTIVFDLTVAVELGLVLAVVLFVRRQSDIFRAEPVARTEHQATYKLYGSLFFGAVAKIDPIVADVEQSPTPVNVMLDASHMISLDTTGLDALEQLHKAVHKRGGHLGMVGLHPQPRSLIERSGFAARLNTCE, encoded by the coding sequence ATGTTTCAAGGATTGCCGCCCCTCGCCCCGTTCCGCCCGAGACTGATTCAAGACCTCAAGGGCTACACCCGGGACAAGCTGGCGCGTGACGTGGGGGCGGGCGCCACGGTCGGCATCGTCGCGCTGCCACTGGCCATGGCCTTTGCCATCGCCAGCGGCCTCAAACCCGAAGCCGGTCTGTGGACCGCCATCATCGCGGGCTTCCTGATTTCGGCCCTGGGCGGCACCTCGGTGCAAATCGGTGGCCCGGCCGGTGCCTTCATCGTCATCGTCTACGGCATCGTCGAGCGCTACGGCCTGGCCAACCTGCTGATCTCCACCGCCAGCGCTGGCGTGCTGCTGTTCCTCATGGGTCTGTTTCGCCTGGGCACGCTGGTGCGCTATGTGCCGGTGACGGTGGTGATCGGATTCACCAATGGCATCGCGGTGCTCATTGGCCTGTCGCAAGTGCGCGATCTGCTGGGCCTGGACATCGCCAAGATGCCCGCCAGCTTTTTCGGTCAGATCGGCGCGATCGCCGGCCACATCCACAGCCTCAATCTGTTTGCGCTCGGGCTTGGCGCCCTGTGTGTGCTGGGCCTGGTGGTGTGGCCGCGGCTGTGGGCGGTGGATTCGCAGTTCCGCCGCCAGCTGGAATCGATTGAGACGGTGAGCGCCCTCAGGGCCACCTCCCGCATTCCCGGCCCGGTGGTGGCGCTGATCACCCTCTCGCTGCTGGCCTGGTTGCTCAGCCTGCCGGTGGAGACGGTGGGCACGCGCTTTGGCGGCATCCCGCAGGGCATGCCGGCGTTCGAACTGCCGGACTTCTCCTGGGAAACCGTGCGCCTGCTGGTCACGCCCACGCTCACCATCGCGCTGCTGGGGGCCATCGAGTCGCTGCTGTGCGCGCGCGTGGCCGACCAGCTCGGCGACGCACCCAAGCACGACCCTAACCAGGAGCTCATGGCGCAGGGCATTGCCAACACCGTAGTGCCCTTCTTCGGCGGCATGCCGGCCACCGGCACCATCGCACGCACGGTGACCAACATCCGCGCAGGCGCCGCCTCGCCGGTGGCGGGCATGGTGCACGCCGTCACGCTGGCCGCCGTGGTGCTGCTGGCCGCACCCCTGGCCTTCCACATTCCGCTGGCCGTGCTGGCCGGTGTGTTGCTGTTCGTGGCCTGGAACATGGGCGAATGGCGAGAGTTCGCGCGGCTCAAGCACTTCAGCAACCACTACCGGTTGATGATGCTGTCCACTTTTTTCGTCACCATCGTCTTTGACCTCACGGTGGCGGTCGAACTCGGCCTGGTGCTCGCGGTGGTGCTGTTCGTGCGACGCCAGAGCGATATTTTCCGGGCGGAGCCGGTGGCGCGCACCGAACACCAGGCCACCTACAAGCTCTATGGTTCGCTCTTCTTTGGCGCCGTGGCCAAGATCGACCCGATCGTGGCCGATGTGGAACAGTCACCCACGCCCGTCAACGTGATGCTGGATGCCAGCCACATGATTTCGCTGGACACCACCGGGCTGGACGCGCTGGAGCAATTGCACAAGGCGGTCCACAAACGCGGCGGGCATCTCGGCATGGTGGGCCTGCATCCGCAGCCACGCTCGCTGATCGAACGCTCCGGCTTTGCGGCGCGGCTCAACACCTGCGAGTAA
- the metG gene encoding methionine--tRNA ligase: protein MSQRRLFVTTALPYANGHFHIGHIMEYIQADIWVRFQRMHGHEVHFVCADDAHGAPIMIAADKAGKTPQQFVADIAAGRKPYLDGFHIGFDNWHSTDAPENHELAQQIYRDLKANGLIETRTIEQFFDPEKSMFLPDRFIKGECPNCHAKDQYGDNCEVCGKVYSPTELINPYSALSGAKPVLKQSEHFFFKLSDPRCLAFLEQWTQSGAVQPEVLNKISEWIEAGVDGKPKMGDWDISRDAPYFGIEIPDAPGKYFYVWLDAPVGYLASLKNWFGKKGLDFDAFMADPTTEQFHFIGKDIITFHTLFWPAMLHFSGRKVPNAVFVHGFLTINNGEKMSKSRGTGLDPLKYLSLGMNPEWLRYYLAAKLSSRNEDVDFNAEDFMARVNSDLIGKYINIASRAAGFIAKRFEGKLGEVSADGDNLLDHLQTAAPAITALYAEREYGKALREVMQLADRVNAYVDQNKPWELAKQPGMDGRLHDVCTACIEAFRLLTLYLKPVLPTLAVNVEAFLQVEPMHFSDAGRLLGAGHAINAYQHLMQRVDVKQLDALFEPPPAPVVEATVPGGEPIADTITIDDFSKIDLRIAQIVNCEAVEGSTKLLRLTLDVGEGKTRNVFSGIASAYAPEDLVGKLTVMVANLAPRKMKFGVSEGMVLAASHADETAEPGIHILNPWPGAKPGMRVS, encoded by the coding sequence ATGAGCCAGCGACGCCTGTTCGTCACCACCGCCCTGCCCTACGCCAACGGGCATTTCCACATCGGCCACATCATGGAATACATCCAGGCCGACATCTGGGTGCGGTTCCAGCGCATGCATGGCCACGAGGTGCACTTCGTCTGTGCCGACGACGCGCACGGCGCGCCGATCATGATCGCGGCCGACAAGGCGGGCAAGACGCCGCAGCAGTTCGTGGCCGACATCGCCGCTGGCCGCAAGCCCTACCTTGATGGCTTTCACATCGGTTTTGACAACTGGCACAGCACCGACGCGCCCGAGAACCACGAGTTGGCACAGCAGATCTACCGCGACCTGAAGGCCAACGGCCTGATCGAGACCCGCACCATCGAGCAGTTCTTCGACCCCGAGAAGAGCATGTTCCTGCCAGACCGCTTCATCAAGGGTGAGTGCCCCAACTGCCACGCCAAGGACCAGTATGGCGACAACTGCGAGGTCTGCGGCAAGGTCTACAGCCCGACCGAGCTGATCAACCCCTACTCCGCGCTGTCCGGTGCCAAGCCGGTGCTCAAGCAGTCGGAGCACTTCTTCTTCAAGCTCTCCGACCCGCGCTGCCTGGCCTTCCTGGAACAGTGGACCCAAAGCGGCGCAGTGCAGCCCGAGGTGCTCAACAAGATCAGCGAGTGGATCGAGGCTGGCGTTGATGGCAAGCCCAAGATGGGCGACTGGGACATCAGCCGCGACGCCCCCTACTTCGGCATCGAGATCCCCGACGCACCGGGCAAGTATTTCTATGTGTGGCTGGACGCACCCGTGGGCTATCTGGCCTCGTTGAAAAACTGGTTCGGCAAGAAGGGGCTGGATTTCGACGCCTTCATGGCCGACCCCACCACCGAACAGTTCCACTTCATCGGCAAGGACATCATCACCTTCCACACGCTGTTCTGGCCGGCCATGCTGCACTTCAGCGGCCGCAAGGTCCCCAACGCGGTGTTCGTGCACGGCTTCCTCACCATCAACAATGGCGAGAAGATGAGCAAAAGCCGCGGCACCGGCCTGGACCCGCTCAAGTACCTCAGCCTGGGCATGAACCCGGAGTGGCTGCGCTACTACCTGGCGGCCAAGCTCAGCAGCCGCAACGAAGACGTGGACTTCAACGCCGAGGACTTCATGGCCCGGGTCAACAGCGACCTGATCGGCAAGTACATCAACATCGCCTCGCGCGCGGCCGGTTTCATCGCCAAGCGCTTCGAGGGCAAGCTCGGCGAAGTCTCCGCCGATGGTGACAACCTGCTCGACCACCTGCAGACCGCCGCGCCCGCGATCACCGCGCTGTACGCCGAGCGCGAGTACGGCAAGGCGTTGCGCGAGGTGATGCAGCTGGCCGACCGCGTGAACGCCTATGTGGACCAGAACAAGCCCTGGGAACTGGCGAAGCAGCCGGGCATGGACGGGCGCCTGCACGACGTGTGCACCGCCTGCATCGAAGCCTTCCGCCTGCTCACCCTGTACCTCAAGCCGGTGCTGCCCACGCTGGCCGTGAACGTGGAGGCCTTCCTGCAGGTCGAGCCAATGCACTTCAGCGATGCGGGCCGCCTGCTCGGCGCAGGACACGCCATCAACGCCTACCAGCACCTCATGCAGCGCGTGGACGTGAAGCAACTCGACGCGCTGTTTGAACCGCCCCCAGCCCCGGTGGTGGAGGCCACCGTGCCCGGTGGCGAGCCCATCGCCGACACCATCACCATCGACGACTTCAGCAAGATCGACCTGCGCATCGCGCAGATCGTGAACTGCGAAGCGGTGGAAGGGTCAACCAAACTGCTGCGCCTGACCCTCGACGTGGGCGAGGGAAAAACCCGCAACGTCTTTTCAGGCATCGCCAGCGCCTACGCGCCCGAAGACCTGGTGGGCAAGCTCACGGTGATGGTGGCCAACCTGGCGCCGCGCAAGATGAAGTTTGGCGTGAGCGAAGGCATGGTTCTGGCCGCCAGCCACGCCGATGAAACCGCCGAGCCAGGTATCCACATCCTGAACCCCTGGCCGGGCGCAAAGCCTGGCATGCGCGTCAGTTGA
- the nadB gene encoding L-aspartate oxidase produces the protein MTDLHRFDVLIIGSGLAGLTAALHLSTTHRVAVVTKRALLDGSSNWAQGGIAAVLAEGDSLASHVDDTLVAGAGLCDLEATQFTVENAPAAIAWLQELGVPFSLEHGELHLTREGGHSHRRIVHAADATGAAVQATLVERVRNTPAIQVFEHHMLVDLITDRKLTGHDPARQVAERCFGAYVLDTVRDEVVTFSAAHTVLATGGAGKVYLYTTNPDTATGDGIAAGWRAGCQVGNMEFIQFHPTCLYHPHAKSFLITEAVRGEGGLLKLPPHLGGHRFMPDHDPRAELAPRDVVARAIDFEMKKHGLDCVHLDISHQPPEFLQEHFPNILARCAELGIDIAKEPIPVVPAAHYTCGGLVTDLGGRTDIAGLYAVGETTCTGLHGANRLASNSLVECMVFAQGAVNAIRSATSTDAPAMPLWDDSRVTDADEQVVISHNWDELRRFMWDYVGIVRTNKRLERAAHRISLLQAEIHEFYSQFHVTRDLLELRNLVQVADLIVMSAMLRHESRGLHFSRDYPELLPVAKPTILVPPAR, from the coding sequence ATGACCGATCTTCACCGCTTCGACGTCCTCATCATCGGCAGCGGCCTGGCCGGTCTGACCGCAGCGCTGCACCTGTCCACCACCCACCGCGTGGCCGTGGTCACCAAGCGCGCCCTGCTCGATGGATCGAGCAACTGGGCACAAGGGGGTATTGCGGCGGTGCTGGCCGAGGGCGACAGCCTGGCCTCGCACGTCGACGACACCCTGGTGGCCGGCGCCGGTCTGTGCGACCTTGAAGCCACGCAGTTCACGGTGGAGAACGCGCCCGCGGCCATCGCCTGGCTGCAAGAACTCGGCGTGCCTTTTTCGCTGGAGCACGGCGAACTGCACCTCACGCGCGAAGGCGGTCACAGCCACCGGCGCATCGTGCACGCGGCCGATGCCACGGGTGCTGCGGTGCAGGCCACGCTGGTCGAGCGCGTACGCAACACACCCGCCATCCAGGTGTTCGAGCACCACATGCTGGTCGACCTGATCACCGACCGCAAGCTGACCGGCCACGATCCAGCCCGCCAGGTCGCCGAACGCTGCTTCGGTGCCTACGTACTGGACACCGTGCGCGACGAGGTGGTCACCTTCAGCGCCGCCCACACCGTGCTGGCCACGGGCGGTGCGGGCAAGGTCTACCTCTACACCACCAACCCCGACACCGCCACCGGTGACGGCATTGCCGCAGGCTGGCGAGCAGGCTGCCAGGTGGGCAACATGGAGTTCATCCAGTTCCACCCGACCTGCCTCTACCACCCGCATGCCAAGAGCTTTCTGATCACCGAGGCCGTGCGCGGTGAAGGCGGCCTGCTCAAGCTGCCACCGCACCTGGGTGGTCACCGCTTCATGCCCGATCACGACCCGCGAGCCGAGCTCGCACCGCGCGACGTGGTGGCGCGCGCGATCGACTTCGAAATGAAGAAACACGGGCTGGATTGCGTGCACCTGGACATCTCGCACCAGCCGCCCGAGTTCCTGCAAGAGCACTTCCCCAACATCCTGGCGCGCTGCGCCGAGCTGGGCATCGACATCGCGAAGGAGCCGATTCCCGTGGTGCCAGCGGCCCACTACACCTGCGGCGGCCTGGTGACCGACCTCGGTGGCCGAACCGACATCGCCGGCCTGTACGCCGTGGGTGAAACCACCTGCACCGGTCTGCACGGGGCCAACCGCCTGGCGAGCAATTCGCTGGTGGAGTGCATGGTGTTTGCGCAGGGCGCGGTGAACGCGATCCGCTCGGCGACCAGCACCGATGCGCCGGCCATGCCACTGTGGGACGACAGCCGCGTGACCGACGCCGACGAGCAGGTGGTGATTTCACACAACTGGGACGAGCTTCGCCGCTTCATGTGGGACTACGTGGGCATCGTGCGCACCAACAAGCGCCTGGAGCGGGCGGCGCACCGCATCTCGTTGCTGCAGGCGGAAATTCACGAGTTCTATTCGCAGTTCCACGTCACGCGAGACCTGCTGGAGCTGCGCAACCTGGTGCAGGTGGCCGACCTGATCGTGATGTCAGCCATGCTGCGGCACGAGAGCCGCGGCCTGCACTTCAGCCGCGACTACCCGGAACTTCTGCCCGTGGCGAAACCGACCATCCTGGTGCCACCGGCCAGGTGA
- the bamE gene encoding outer membrane protein assembly factor BamE domain-containing protein → MRGFTDAVRHGSLIALLTLASMLVACDVKNISELEEGVSTEADVRERFGAPEAVWEGEDGAQIYEYNRQPAGHVNYMITIGPDGRMAALRQVLTERNFARVLPGMAMEEVRRMLGKPMKITTYALKRETHYDWRYLQGSNQSESKVFTVVFDTDLRVVRTMSVPDPDLERNR, encoded by the coding sequence ATGCGTGGATTCACCGATGCCGTTCGCCATGGATCCCTGATCGCCTTGCTGACATTGGCGTCGATGCTGGTGGCGTGCGACGTGAAGAACATCAGCGAACTCGAAGAAGGCGTCTCCACCGAGGCCGATGTGCGCGAGCGCTTTGGTGCACCCGAGGCGGTGTGGGAGGGCGAGGACGGTGCACAGATCTACGAATACAACCGCCAGCCCGCGGGCCATGTGAACTACATGATCACCATCGGCCCCGACGGCCGCATGGCCGCGCTGCGCCAGGTGCTCACCGAACGCAACTTCGCGCGGGTGTTGCCCGGAATGGCGATGGAAGAGGTGCGCCGCATGCTGGGCAAGCCGATGAAGATCACCACCTACGCGCTCAAGCGTGAGACGCACTACGACTGGCGTTACCTGCAGGGCTCCAACCAGAGCGAATCCAAGGTGTTCACTGTCGTGTTCGATACCGACTTGCGCGTGGTCAGGACGATGTCGGTGCCCGATCCGGACCTGGAAAGGAATCGGTAG
- a CDS encoding segregation and condensation protein A: MGNEVHTLDEPPQGLDAVLPTVVDHVALARLYGEPLFAMPRDLYIPPDALQIFLEAFEGPLDLLLYLIRKQNFNILDIPMAAVTRQYLTYVDEIRANNLELAAEYLLMAAMLIEIKSRMLLPPKKTAEGEEAEDPRAELVRRLLEYEQMKLAAQRLADAPQYGRDFLRAQVYVEQALAPRFPDVSALDLQSAWRDILKRAKLVQHHKISREELSVREHMSIVLRRLQGRKFVEFGDLFDPEKGSPVLVVTFIAMLELAKETLIELTQAEAFAPIYVRLAYTPS, encoded by the coding sequence ATGGGCAACGAGGTCCACACACTCGACGAACCGCCTCAAGGGCTGGACGCGGTGCTGCCCACGGTGGTCGACCACGTGGCGCTGGCGCGCTTGTACGGCGAACCGCTGTTCGCCATGCCGCGCGACCTCTACATCCCGCCGGACGCGCTGCAGATTTTTCTCGAAGCCTTTGAGGGCCCGCTGGACCTGCTGCTGTACCTGATCCGCAAGCAGAACTTCAACATCCTCGACATCCCGATGGCGGCGGTGACCCGCCAGTACCTCACCTATGTGGACGAGATCCGGGCCAACAACCTGGAGCTGGCGGCCGAGTACCTGCTGATGGCAGCCATGCTGATCGAGATCAAGTCGCGCATGCTGCTGCCGCCCAAGAAGACGGCCGAGGGCGAAGAAGCCGAAGACCCGCGCGCCGAGCTGGTGCGCCGCCTGCTCGAATACGAACAGATGAAGCTGGCCGCCCAGCGCCTGGCCGACGCACCACAGTACGGCCGTGATTTCCTGCGTGCCCAGGTGTATGTGGAGCAGGCACTGGCGCCGCGCTTCCCCGACGTGAGCGCGCTCGACCTGCAAAGCGCCTGGCGCGACATCTTAAAGCGCGCCAAGCTCGTGCAGCACCACAAGATCAGCCGCGAGGAACTCTCGGTGCGCGAGCACATGAGCATCGTGCTGCGCCGCCTGCAGGGCCGCAAGTTCGTCGAATTCGGTGACCTGTTCGATCCTGAAAAGGGCTCACCCGTGCTGGTCGTCACGTTCATTGCGATGCTGGAACTGGCCAAAGAGACGCTCATTGAACTGACCCAGGCCGAGGCCTTCGCCCCCATTTATGTCCGCCTGGCTTACACGCCGAGCTAG
- the nadA gene encoding quinolinate synthase NadA, whose amino-acid sequence MNTETSVIDVEYEQPACPTQHAWARVPVEPGPKQRAELKDKIRRLLKERNAVMVSHYYVHPDLQDLAIETGGIVSDSLEMARFGRDHAAQTLIVSGVRFMGETAKILSPEKTVLMPDLDANCSLDLGCPIDEFSAFCDAHPDRTVVVYANTSAAVKARSDWLVTSSCALDIVSALKDKGHKILWAPDKHLGGYIQRETGADMVMWGGSCIVHDEFKAFELQALKKEHPKAKVLVHPESPADVIALADSVGSTSAILRAAREMDAPEFIVATDNGMMHMLRQQNPGKVFIEAPTAGNSATCKSCAHCPWMAMNGLAGVAQILEKGLNEIHVDPALIPRARLPIDRMLAFTGAQRSGQNPGALVPNIGAA is encoded by the coding sequence ATGAACACCGAAACCAGCGTCATCGACGTCGAATACGAACAACCCGCCTGTCCCACGCAACACGCCTGGGCACGCGTGCCGGTGGAGCCCGGTCCCAAACAACGCGCCGAGCTGAAAGACAAGATCCGCCGCCTGCTGAAAGAGCGCAATGCGGTGATGGTGTCGCACTACTACGTGCACCCGGATCTGCAGGACCTGGCGATCGAGACCGGTGGCATCGTGAGCGACTCGCTGGAGATGGCGCGCTTCGGTCGCGACCATGCCGCGCAGACCCTGATCGTCTCGGGTGTGCGCTTCATGGGCGAGACGGCCAAGATCCTGAGCCCGGAGAAAACCGTGCTCATGCCCGACCTGGACGCCAACTGCTCGCTGGACCTGGGCTGCCCGATTGACGAGTTCAGCGCCTTCTGCGATGCCCACCCGGACCGCACCGTGGTGGTTTACGCCAACACCAGCGCGGCGGTGAAGGCCCGTTCCGACTGGCTGGTCACGTCGAGTTGCGCGCTCGACATCGTGAGCGCCCTGAAGGACAAGGGCCACAAGATCCTGTGGGCGCCCGACAAGCACCTGGGCGGCTACATCCAGCGCGAAACCGGCGCCGACATGGTGATGTGGGGCGGCTCGTGCATCGTGCACGACGAGTTCAAGGCGTTCGAACTGCAGGCGCTGAAGAAGGAGCACCCGAAGGCCAAGGTGCTGGTGCACCCGGAGAGCCCTGCCGACGTGATCGCGCTGGCCGACTCGGTGGGCTCGACTTCGGCCATCCTGCGCGCGGCGCGCGAGATGGACGCACCCGAGTTCATCGTGGCCACCGACAACGGCATGATGCACATGCTGCGCCAGCAGAATCCGGGCAAGGTGTTCATCGAAGCGCCCACCGCCGGCAACAGTGCCACCTGCAAGAGCTGTGCGCATTGCCCGTGGATGGCCATGAACGGGCTGGCCGGCGTGGCTCAGATTCTGGAGAAGGGTCTGAATGAAATCCATGTGGACCCAGCGCTGATTCCCCGGGCGCGGTTGCCGATTGATCGCATGCTGGCGTTCACCGGCGCACAGCGAAGTGGTCAGAATCCTGGCGCGCTGGTGCCGAACATCGGCGCTGCCTGA
- the panC gene encoding pantoate--beta-alanine ligase, whose amino-acid sequence MKIVHTLDDLRATLRPFNSPALVPTMGNLHAGHLDLVRTAKPLGDVTVASIFVNRLQFAPHEDFDTYPRTLQADCDKLAAAGCDVVFAPSEKEMYPEPQGFKVQPPTELADILEGHFRPGFFTGVCTVVMKLFQCVLSEAKGERFAVFGQKDYQQQMVIRRMVRQFELPITIVSGDTRRAPDGLALSSRNGYLSEAERSEAVQLSLALRELGRDALAAADGLARHLPALEERAMKDLAARGWQPDYLTVRRRVDLQAPQAGDPLVVLGAARLGKTRLIDNFEV is encoded by the coding sequence ATGAAAATCGTCCACACCCTTGACGACCTGCGGGCCACACTTCGCCCGTTCAACAGCCCTGCCCTGGTCCCCACCATGGGCAACCTGCACGCGGGGCATCTGGATCTGGTGCGCACCGCCAAGCCGCTGGGCGATGTGACCGTGGCCAGCATCTTCGTCAACCGCCTGCAGTTCGCACCGCACGAAGACTTCGACACCTATCCCCGCACCTTGCAGGCCGACTGCGACAAGCTCGCCGCTGCGGGTTGCGACGTGGTGTTCGCCCCGTCTGAGAAAGAGATGTACCCCGAGCCACAGGGCTTCAAGGTGCAGCCGCCCACCGAGCTGGCCGACATCCTCGAAGGCCATTTCCGCCCCGGCTTCTTCACGGGTGTGTGCACCGTGGTGATGAAGCTTTTCCAATGTGTGTTGTCCGAGGCCAAGGGCGAACGTTTTGCCGTTTTCGGCCAGAAGGACTACCAGCAGCAGATGGTGATCCGGCGCATGGTGCGCCAGTTCGAGCTGCCCATCACCATCGTCAGCGGCGACACCCGGCGCGCACCCGACGGCCTGGCCCTGAGCTCACGCAATGGTTACCTGAGCGAGGCTGAGCGGTCCGAAGCGGTGCAGCTGTCGCTGGCGCTGCGCGAGCTCGGGCGCGACGCGCTGGCCGCGGCCGATGGTCTGGCGCGGCACCTGCCCGCGCTGGAAGAGCGCGCCATGAAGGACCTGGCGGCGCGCGGCTGGCAGCCCGATTACCTGACGGTGCGCCGTCGTGTGGACCTGCAAGCGCCGCAGGCCGGCGACCCGCTGGTGGTGCTGGGCGCCGCGCGGCTGGGCAAGACGCGGCTCATCGACAACTTCGAAGTCTGA